A window of Macrotis lagotis isolate mMagLag1 chromosome 1, bilby.v1.9.chrom.fasta, whole genome shotgun sequence genomic DNA:
GGTACACGTCGCTGTCCCGCTGCTACTCCGAGACTCCGGCGTCTTTCCTGCGCTGGCTGAGCCAGCAGACGCGCTGGTCCAAGTCGTACTTCCGAGAGTGGCTGTACAACGCGCTGTGGTGGCACCGGCACCACGTGTGGATGACCTACGAGGCTGTGGTGTCCGGACTCTTCCCCTTCTTCGTGGCGGCCACCGTGCTGCGCCTCTTCTACGCCGGCTCGCCCTGGGCGCTCCTCTGGGTGCTCCTGTGCGTGCAGGGCATCGCGGCGGCCAAGGCGGCCTTTGCCGCCTGGCTGCGGGGCTCGCCCCGCATGCTGCTCCTCTCGCTCTACGCGCCCCTCTACATGGGCGGCCTCCTACCGGCTAAGTTCCTGGCTCTGGTCACTATGAACCAGAGCGGATGGGGCACTTCTGGCCGCCGCCGCCTGGCCGCCAACTACATGCCGGCCCTGCCGCTGGCCATCTGGGCTGCGCTGCTGCTCGGGGGCCTGCTGCGCAGCCTGGTCCACGAGGCCCAAGCGGACTGGACCGGCGAGGCCCGGAGGACCGAGGCCCGCTACCTGGCCATCGGAGCAGCCGCCTATGCGACCTACTGGGTGCTCATGCTGGCTCTCTACTGGGGCGGAGTCCGCAGGCTCTGTCGGCCCAGGGCTGGAGGCTACCAGGTGTCGGTGTGACGGCCCCTCAGGGAGGCAGTTGTGGTGGCCGCCGGACTGGAACGTCGGGGACCTAGGTTCCGTCTCAGCCGGACCACTTTCTGGGGGCTTGCTTGTGGCAGCAAGCCTGTCATGCCTCGAgaggacatggattcaaatcctcatTCTGTCACTTACTCCTTGTGGCATGCCAATTCCCCTTCTCTTGGCTTCTTTGCCCATTTGTAGAGTGATTTCTGGATCTGGGGTTTTATTGGGTTAGGGAGTTCCAAATAAGGAacgtgatgatgtttgtccttcattctcgaagaagccCATGACAGCAGGGAGCACGTTGGATCAGGGAACctgattccttccaactctaagatccTGTGACTTGGCCTGTTTCTTACTACCACTACttaggtgaccttggacaaatcatttccatCCTCGGGGCCTCAATTCCTCCTCGGATGGAGGCCAGATTCCACTTCTCAGCTGAGGACCCTTCCAGGACCAAGGCCagatcctttctcctttcttggaCACGGGGGCTGGGTGCCGGggcagctgtgtgactttgggaaggCCTCAGCTTTCTTCTCTGGAGAAGTTATGGGGGTGGAGTGGGATGGGGTGGTGTTCAGCTCAGGGATAGGTGCTTGGCTTTCCTTTGTGAttttaggaaaatggaaaatggaagagtGAGATGTTAGACTCAACACTCTGTTAAGAGTTCTTCCCAGCTGTGATGTTCATTGAAATTCTCTTCCTAGAGCTCTGGTCCCTTGGGATGTgtcagagatggagagagaggctCCCAGGGTCCTTATCTGAGCTCATGTCCTCTGGAAGCAAATACTGCAATTCCCAGCAAGCCTTGGGGATGACCTCCTCCTGCAGTCCCCAGATCACGAAAGGGGCTGATGGGAGTTGTAATTTAATTGGCTGTGCTGGGCTAGGCTGGACTAGGGACACCTGTGTCCTGAGGGGAAGGGGTATTTATTAGGCAGGAGGGGCGTCTTCTGTCCATGGGGATGAAGAGGCCACAGTGGCCTCTGACTCtgatcttatttaattttcattcacccaaagagcaataaagaattttatttattttctgattcGTCGATGTGGTCGTTTTCTGAACGGCAGGAACTGGGGTATTAGGACTCCTGGATCtctgagggaggggaaggaggtggaGAGTCTGGACCAACTGGTACCTGAAGAGGGTGGGGCGGAGGAGTGAAGAGACCTTTTACCCAGGGGAACTTACAGTAAACTTGGGGGTCAAATTGTCTGACGTTTACCCTGAATTCCTGCAATCATAAGAATCTGTCCTGTCATTAGCTTCAGAAACCCTGAAGGTCATTGGAAAGATGCTGGATATGAAGCCTCAAAATCACAGCATTTCAGAGGCAGCCAGGACTCTGTTGACtaaccctttttttttgtttttgtaaggcaatggggtcaagtgacttgcccaagggcacatagttacgcaattaagtgtctgaggtcagatttgaactcaggtcctcctgactccagggctggtactctatccatttcacctagctgcccctgtgggCAGCCCTTTCAGTTCCCTCCCTGTTCCCTATTCAAATCCCTATTATAAAATAGTCAACAATTGGTAATCTAATCTGCTGGAGATGGGTGCTACATACTGCCTCCTCCTGAAGCAGGCTCCCCACTTTGTGGCAGCAAGCCTATTATGCCTCGCgaggacatggattcaaatcctcatTCTGTCACTCCTTGTGGCATGCCAATTCCCCTTCTCTTGGCTTGTTTGCCCATTTGAAGAGTGATTTCTGGGGTTTTATTGGGCTAGGGAGTTCCAAATAAGGAACGTGATGATGTCtggccttcattcttgaagaagcccatgacagcagggaggtgatgccatgacaggcacatgaattggatgtgagtgaggggcAGCTGTGCTGAagcaccaacctcactttctcctccagagccatagatggtcctggatatgaggtgCTGAGtcccccaaggtcacatagtgtcaagtgtctgaagctggattcgaaTTCCGACCTCAACTTCAGAAGTTCGGTGCTCTCTGcgctgtgccgcctagctgccccttccaggTGAGGAACAGCAATGCAGATAAAGGAACAATTTTGGCGCTTATAGGCTCATCCAGCTAAAAAGAGGGGCAAGATTGGAGAAACGATTTCTAGAGCTGGAGGAATCTGGAAAGTCATCTAGTTGACCCTTATTATTTTTCAGGCAAGAAATCTGAGACccaagggcagctgggtggcgcagtggatagagcactgctcctcgagtcaggaggatctgagttcaaatgggacctcaaaCATTtgagtgtgtgaccttgggcaagtcacttaactccattaccttgcaaataccaacacaaaaacaacaaaagagatCTGAGGCCCAGAGAGCATGAAAGCCTTGCCTGAGATCCCAGGGGGGAGAGTTGGGATTGGAAGCAAGGACGACTGACTCCAAAGGTGGCATCCTGTCCAGGGCATCCCTCCCTCCCACCAACAAGAAAAAATGGCCGGCAGCCTCTGGAGTCCCTTTTGCTGCATCCGAGTCCCCTTGCCCATCCCGGCCTCAAGGCCCAGAAGCCCGGGCCCTGAGCAGTTACCGCAGTCCCTCAGGGGAGGCGAAGCAAGGGTTAAGCTGCAGTACGAGCCGCGCGTGCGCGGAGCAGGCATCTCCTGGCCCGACTCCCAGCCCCAGCTCGAGCCCCTTCCCGGGGTCTCGGCCCCCCCCTCCCCCGGCAGGTCCCCCCTCCCGCCAGTACGGACCCTGCGCTGCGCTTGCGCGGTCGGGCTTCCCAGCCTCGGCTCTCTTCCGAGCCTGAATTAACCCTTCCGAGGAGGCAGCGCATGGGCGAGGTCCGGGAGCCCAGGCTCCACTCGCTTCTTTTAAACTTGGAGGCAGATTGTGCCAAGAGGCTAGAGCCGGATTTAGAGGAAGATGCCTCGGGCTCCcatctcctctctgtctcttagtacctctgggcctcagtttccccatctgtaaagtaaAGCTGGCCGAGATGACATGCCCCGTGAGACCCTGGTTCTCATAAAATCTGATATGATGAAGGTGAGGGTTTCCTGTGAGAAGGACAGATAGTTGTGTGTGTGGtatggttttttggtttttgttttttttgccatgcaatggggttaagagacttgcccaaggtcacacagctaggtaactatgaagtgtctgaggctggatttgaactcaggtcctcctgactccaggacgggtgctccatctactgcgctacctagctgcccctaaattagGATTGCATTTTTTgcccctattttttcttttctttcttttttgcaagacaatgaggttaggtaacttgcccaagaccacagagctaggtaataagtatctgaggctggatttgaactcaggacttgctgactccagggctggtgctctatccatcctGTCGTCTAGTTGCCCTGGTAAGGTTTTAACTCAAGGGGGCCAAACCCAAGGAAGGGGTTTGGGCACTCCCAAGTCATATAAACAGTATTTATTAACCTCCTACGAGTTGTAGGCAAAGGGttgaaggttttttgttttgttttgtttttgctcccAGGAAGCTTACACTCCAGAGGGGTGTTCCAGACCTCCCCCTTCCCTAAATTTTAAATGCCTTTGGACCCAGGAAGCTAGACTGCTTTGCgttaaaaaatatctttattggagtgaatggaggagaagggatggagggagtAGACCCTTTGGCTTTTTTACTCCTAACAACGATACAGCAACCTGGGGATGAGGTAGGGAGAAAGCAGATCTTTGTTAGGTCTCATGGTGCCTCCACAGCCCCTGGTGAGGGGGTCTGGGGGATCTGGCCTCCTGGGTGCTGAGGGAGGGGGTCACTCACATCCCCAGCAGGATGCAGCTCGTGGTCGCCAGGCCAGCTGCCAGGCCGAGCAGGAGCAGGTTGGCTGGCGTGAGGGCCCCAGGGTGGGCCAGCAGTGTGGCCAAGCTCGGCCGCCAGGGTTCTGGACAGTCGGCCTTGGAGTCTCTTCCTTTCAACACCGCCCGGAACAAGGTCTGCAGCTGGACCTCAGACTGGCGCTTCCCTGCAGTCACTGGGGACACAGGAGCGCAGGGCAGGCGCCAGCCTGTTCTTTCCCTCAGGCTGCCATCCTCACCTTCCACCTCCGCATCCAACCCTCCCCAAAGGACCCAGCTCTGCAGCCCTTCCGCTCCAGCTAGGCCTCACCATTGAGGAAGAAGAACAGCCGGGCCAGGGGTTGCTGGTCTGAGGCCAGCAGGCAGGAGAAAGTGCCGCGGTGCGGGGGCCGAACCGGCCGGATGCGAGCAAACAGACCCTGGGCTTGAGGCACCACACGGAAGTAGGAGAGGTCCTGGGTTCGGATCTGCAGATGGCAAGGGAGAGGGGCCCATGAGAACACGAGACTGCAAGAGACAGAGGAGCGCCAAGAGTCTCCAGTGGGTGACACACCAGGTGGAGACAAGGAGAGACACTGAGGAAGCTTGCCAGGAGGGATggtgggaggtggggaaggaggCAAGGGCGAGAACGGGAGGGACGGAAGGGAGGTGAGGACAGACGGCTGGAAGGGCAGGGATGAAGGGATGGGAGAAACGTTAGGGGGAAGGACGGAGGGAGGGACGGAAGCCGGGGATGGGGATGGCAAGGTTGGGGGATGGACGGAGGGAGGGACGGAAGCAAGGACGGGGCTGGGGGGCACCAGAAATGAAGAGGGATGAAGGCAGCGGGCTGGGAATGGAGGAACGTGGcgagtgggggttggggggacTCAGGGTGGGGACACGCGGAGGGCAGGGGACCGCGGGCGGGGCCGGAGAGCTTGTCGGAACGCGGCTGGGGAAGGGCAGCGGGGGAAGGCCGGGGGTCGGGGGCGCCCCCTCCCGGGCCCGGGGGACACACTCACGTTCCCCGCGAACAGCCAGGAGTAGGTCCGCTCGGCGGGGATGGAGAAAGGCACGGAGCAGGAGAAGGCGGCCTGGCCCCCCACCGGCACCGGCAAGTCCCTGACTGGGGAGCGGGTCGGGCTCTGCCTGGGGCCCGGCCCCGGAGCCCGGCCCCGGAGCCCGCCCCCGGAGCCCGGCCCCGGAGCCCGCCCCCGGAGCCCGCCCCCGGAGTCCGCCCCCGGAGCCCGGCCCCGGAGCCCGGCCCCGGAGCCCGCCCCCGGAGTCCGCCCCGCGCCCCTCCCGtctccggccccgccccgcggGCTCCACCCCCGCAGCCCTCTAGGCCCGCCCTTCTCCCCCCCCCGGAGGCGGCCGTAGCCCCGCCCCTACTCGGGCACTCCAGCGGGAGGTCACAGTCATGGGCAGCGCACGAATTGCAGAAGAAGAGTCGGGCCAGCTCCTGGAACCCTGGGGGGGGAGCCGAGAGGATGCGGCGCGCCCCGGCCGCCAGCCCCGCCGGCCCGGGGCCCGCCCCCGCCTTCCGCCGTCTCCATTGGCCCGATGCAGACGCAGTCCCGACCCTTCCCCTCCCTATAGGCCGCTTCGGGCTAGGCCCCGCCCCCCACGGCGGAGACGTCACGGAAATGCAGCGAAGCTCGGCCTCAGCCTCGCTCCGGAGGAATAAAGAGCCGCAGCCCCGCCCCCGCCCTCTCCCATTGGTCGGTTCCATTCAGATGGGCGGGTCCCCGGCGCTTACCGCAGGGCGGCACGCAGGCCGGGGCTGCGAAGAGAATGCGGAGCCCGACTCGGCCTCCTCCCGCACGTCCTTATGGGTagcgcggcggggcggggcgggaggAGGGGTGGCGGGGGCTGGAGGCGGCTCCCTCCCGCCTCTCCTCCGGCGTTTCTCCGAGGGTGCGGGCGGAGCCGCACGGTTCAGCGTTCCGTTAAGAATGCCGcgagggggcggggccggagaGGCCAGCCATGGGGGCGGGGCCAGGCAACATTTGCATAGAGGGGCGGGGCTCGACAGGTCAGCTGTCCTGAGGGGCGGGGCCAGTCCGGAGAATATTTGCATAGAGGGGCGGGGCTCGACAGTTCGGCTGTCCTGAGGGGCGGGGCCAGGACAGAGACCATTTGCATAGAGGGGGCGGGGCTCGACAGTTCAGCTGTCGCGGAGGGGCGGGGCCAGGCGGGGCATGCCTTTCATGGAGGGGGCGGGGCCATGGAATGTCACACTCGTGGAGGGCGGGGCCAGGTGACCACGCGGAGGAGGGAGCCGAGCTTCAGGAGGGGTGGGATCTCCGGGAGGGGCCCGGGGAGGTGCCGGGGTCCTACCTTTGCTCAGCCCCTGGATGGCCTCTTCCAGGCTCTGGACAGCCTCGGGGAAGGCCACTTCGTAGGGCtctgggggtggggaaggtgGGAGATGGGGAACCAGGCCAGAAGCTGGGGGCCACGAGTCAGGGGATCCTCCCCTCCAGCCCCAATTCTCCCTCCCTGTAAAGACAACACTAGCTTCTCCAACAGTGTGGGACCTCTGATCCGGTTGGAATCTCAGATCCCGTCCTatccgtgtgaccttgggcaagttgggtctcagtttccttatctgtagaaggAGGAGGTTGATTTAGATGGCCCTGTCTGTTCCCTTGCAGCTCTAAACTCTGAAAATGTATAACATTTTGCATAGTAAGGAAGAgccgagttcaaattctactgAACCTTTCTGAGTCTTAGACAACTCTGCAAGGTGGAGAAAGCCTCACATTAGAGCACTTTTCTCATCCCTATGGGGGcaggtaggttttttttttaatcttcatttaattCTAGGAAACTGAGGGCTGGAGAGAACTGACCACCAATCACACAGCTGTTCTCCCATGATCATGGGAGACAGACACCATTATGACAGGATTAGGGGATGGAGCACTTGATTTCAAGCCTTAAAACCCTTCCTCAGACACTACCTGTGGGGTCATGGCTTAGCTAAATGGTCTCTCAGacccttggttttctcatcttgaacatgggaataataataatataattgtggaataataataataataataattattattattattaatggttGGTTGAGATCACTGGGAGGAGAGTGCTTTGCATACCTTAAAAAGAGGTAACCTGAGCTGTTATTACCAGGAAGAGGGATTAGGTTTGTCCTTCTTGGTATGACTAGGAGGGGccaggaagagggaagaaggtaCAGAAAGATCTCAGCTCAAGGGCAGAAAATACAAGTGCACCCAAAGTAGAGTGGGTTGTCTGTCCtctatatccccccccccccagaaaaaggTATATGAGCTACCAGTCACTGACCATCTCAAACAGTCTGGATATCTTTTACTGGTCTGTCTGAATCATCAAAAGAGATCAAAATAAATGATCTGTGGGTGGGATCTACTCTGAGATCTTAGATATCTCTCTAATGACCTGCTCATTTTTCTTAAGTCTTGTCTCCTCTTGTGagctccctttttttttttctttttaaattttttttttatttaaggcaatggggttaagtggcttgcccaaggtcacacagttaggcaattagtaagtgtctgaggtctgatttgaattcaggtcctcctgactccagggtcagtgctctatccactgtgccacctagctgccctgagctccctttgttttaaaaaattaataagtgCATAtattatgtgccagtcattgATCTAGACTGAATATTCAGATAGAAATACATGTTCTTCCTCTCTGGGAGCTTCCATATTCCTGGAAAACAGTATGCATGTAGAAAATTACATATGAGGATTTATTGTGAAGTCAGCCAGCTATGAACACCCATTAAACACATTATTAAAAGcagtctctgcccttaaggaatGCACCTTCTAATGAGGAGATAACTAGTGCCAGGGTAGTGGGATTGTCAGAAGGAAAGCTTCTGGGAAGGCTGCATTGGAGCTGAGTCttaatgtttgtacttcattccggaagaggagatgatgccatgacaagcatatgaattggatttgagtgggagtggctgtgctaagtcacctgcctcactgtctcctccagagccatctgggtccagtggccagatatgaatcaggatgcctggagatgaccctggatgtcaggcaatcagggttaagtgacttgcccagggacacacaactagtTACTGTCAAGATTCGAATtcttatcttcctgagtccaaggctagtgctctatccactgccagtgctctatccactgcaccatccaagtgagtcttttttttttaggtttttttgcaaggcaaacggggttaagtggcttgcccaaggccacacaactaggtaattattaagtgtctgagactggatttgaacccaggtcctcctgactccagggccggtgctttatccactgcaccacctagccgccccatccgactgagtcttaaaggaagtcaagagGCCCTGGGTGAGGGGAAGGCATTCAGCCTTAGGAGAAAGTGGGTGAAAAGGCCCCTGACTGATGGAATCCCTCATGTGAAGAACCACAGTATGGTCACCGTGTAGCCGGACTAGTGAGGTGAAAAGAGACTGGAAAAGGGAGGCAGGTTAggtctttgaatgtcaaacaagattttaatttgattttggaggtaacagggagccactggagtttattgagtaaggtgacatagtcagaccactttggtagctgagtggggagaataataataatgtttgtccttcattctctaagactACAACATCAGAGCAGATCATCAGACTGGAGAATTAAGAGATTATTGATAACTTTGTGaagagcaatttcagttgaagTCTGACCACAGTGTTGGCAAAGAGTTGGGACAGGAAGTGAAGGCATTCCATGGAGGTAGCTTTCTAAGGAGTTTAGCCAGATGGGCTAAAAGCCAGCTTGGCCCATTGGATCAAGGGagggatttttcttctttttaagggtAGCATCAGAGAAGAAGCcagcagagagggagagagagaaggttaATGAGAGTGGGGATGATAGGGGGGTAATCTGGTGGAGAGGACAGGGTGGAATGGGATCAAGGGCATCTGCAAAGGGTTTGCCTTGGCAGGGATGAGGGTTACTTCATTATGTGAGAcaaaggtgaaggaggagatagtGTGGGAAGatagctgagtgaagtgagatgAGGAGGAGGGAGTCCTCAatgaatggcctcaatttttcagtgaaatatgaagcGAGGTTCTCAGCCGaaagggttgggggagggggtgccATGGGAGCCTTGAGTAGgagatgaaaaggtttggaagagcctCTGTGGtgagaggaatgggaattcataATATCTGCTCTGGGATTCTGGCTCACCCCATCTCCAAGGGAGGTTGTGATTTCCTCCCTggtggagagggaaggaggggctATGTGACTGGACACTTATTCCTTCTGTTTCCTATCTCTATGTgatagaattatatttatctatcACCCCTCAAATATGGACAGACTAGGGGCACGAGGCTCTCTCAAAATAAAAACCACCCTCCCTAATCTCTCTAAAGAGGCTGGGTACAGACAGtgcttctctctctccctgtctctctgtctctctgtctctccccccatctctctctctccttctccctccttcctttgatGATTACAATAGAGTCAATCTCTAGAAGTAAGCTGCCACATTTATCCAAGGGCTGAGAAAACAGAATTCAGGGAAGTTAGACAGATTAGAGAAGAGGATGGAAGATAGAGGGTATACATGGCTCTTCAACTCGAAGGAAGAGAAAACCTCAGCTCTATTAAGGAGAGAATGAACTCTCCGCTCTTAACAGTCCCTTGGGGTGCAGGTGTTGGGAAATGAGGGCCTGTCTGTGGGAAGGTTGGCATTCCAATGTCTGCAGATTTGAGATCTCCTGCACTGAGCAGGGAAGGAGGCAGTAGAAAGGTGAGGACTGAAGACTGAAGAGAATGGGGATGATAAAAGTGGGGGTGTATGCTGCagatatgcatgtgcatgtaaaGGAGCCTGCCATGTCAAGGAGAAGGGTCATTGCAATTTGTGAGATGAgtgaaggaggagatagtgggggaaggcatctgagtgatgtgagatgaggaggaggggaaaaggaattCTTAGTGAAtggcctcattttttttcagttaagtaTGAAGCAATGTCCTCAGCTGataggagaggggggagggagagtcATGGAAATTTTGAGCAGAGGGGAGAAGGTCTGGAACAACCACTGCAGTGAGCAGGATAAAGAATTGATTAGGGGGATGGCTTTGTGGCAGTGGGGGCCCCACTGAGATTAGATAGCATACGTTGGAAGGGGACCCACTTGGCACAGTTCTGTGAGTCTCTCCAGCTCTGTTCAGCAGCACATAAAAAGGAATGAATGTAGCGGATGATGGGAGTAATCCAAGCTTGGGGTTTGGCAAGGCAAGATTGGTGATAGGGCAAGGGATCTGAGTACAGAGGACAGTGTAGAATACAATCAGAAGTAAAactagggaagggaggagagagtgtAGCCAATACTATGAGACTGGAGGGATTGAGAGTCATGGTGAGGATGAAAAACAGGTTTGGGGGCTTGAAGAAGAGGGAAAGCTAGAATAATAAAAAGTTATGATCAAATAAGGAATTCTGCAATCCACATCCATGACAGGGAGCACTTGAGGGAGATGGCATTATCAAGGGTATATCCATCTATGTGGGTGGTGGAACCCTGGGTCTTGGGAACTGAGGAGACTGAAGAATTGAGAATGAGGTTAGTTGAGAGATCATTGCCATGTAGCTTGGAGTCACCTAATATGACCTGGGATTGATATTCTGTGAACAAGGAGCTAAGGACATTGAGGAAAGGAGATGCCCTTGGAGTAGACAGAACATCACCAGAATCCAGATTGGGTGATAAATATG
This region includes:
- the SPACA6 gene encoding sperm acrosome membrane-associated protein 6 — encoded protein: MTPASSPNLQLQPPTLEPAGGFLGPLSPLRARSPQASQMAPLALGLALRLLVTSLPVSWGCLLCFTSESDRQQVCQLFTDLKSSQGTQCRVQLMETFKGLSHTQINYAERARLHDAFTQTISTLEEKAAAKEPYEVAFPEAVQSLEEAIQGLSKAPACVPPCGFQELARLFFCNSCAAHDCDLPLECPIRDLPVPVGGQAAFSCSVPFSIPAERTYSWLFAGNIRTQDLSYFRVVPQAQGLFARIRPVRPPHRGTFSCLLASDQQPLARLFFFLNVTAGKRQSEVQLQTLFRAVLKGRDSKADCPEPWRPSLATLLAHPGALTPANLLLLGLAAGLATTSCILLGMLLYRC